One segment of Malassezia restricta chromosome V, complete sequence DNA contains the following:
- a CDS encoding Indole-diterpene biosynthesis protein PaxU: MSANEAEQLKLEQYAPLIYVAHPDYHAAPVITPAPSVILICGWMDAQLRHVYKYVEPYRRLFPHVPVIVMLSTVDSCFRSSTKEWKKNAEIVQRILREAGKLAYEKAPNEPQTVFIHGFSNGGLISLDSLMEHMDDPSPTFPQPVGSVLDSLPGYDSARVTLSAVIAGIHGDDLKARLTRAYTQATMTVLHYVRQVTSFMGGRAPNINFAKAYINKPQSWAWRKGTAPLKCPPRLYLHTRADEYISPDAVDEHAVEVQRVNQEEPAMVVEAENLKNSVISWPPLHVIRTRRMVWNTPKHVQIARMHPTLYWSAIETFVRDTMSMIPSPIKSRL, translated from the coding sequence ATGAGCGCGAACGAAGCGGAGCAGTTGAAGCTGGAGCAGTATGCCCCGCTTATCTACGTCGCGCATCCAGACTATCATGCGGCTCCCGTCATAACACCTGCGCCTAGTGTCATTCTTATCTGTGGCTGGATGGATGCCCAATTGCGGCACGTTTACAAGTATGTTGAGCCGTATCGCCGCTTATTTCCTCATGTGCCTGTGATCGTTATGCTTTCTACGGTCGACTCTTGTTTTCGATCCTCTACCAAAGAATGGAAGAAGAACGCTGAGatcgtgcagcgcattcTGCGTGAAGCAGGGAAACTTGCTTATGAAAAAGCACCGAACGAGCCCCAAACCGTCTTCATTCACGGATTCTCCAATGGTGGTCTTATTTCGCTGGATTCACTCATGGAGCACATGGACGACCCGTCTCCAACGTTTCCACAGCCTGTTGGATCTGTGCTCGATAGTCTTCCAGGCTATGATAGTGCTCGAGTCACGCTATCAGCAGTGATTGCAGGCATTCATGGCGACGACCTAAAGGCTCGGTTGACACGAGCGTATACACAAGCAACTATGACTGTGCTTCATTATGTTCGACAAGTCACTAGTTTTATGGGTGGACGTGCTCCTAATATTAATTTTGCCAAGGCATATATCAACAAGCCTCAGTCTTGGGCGTGGAGAAAAGGCACGGCTCCGCTCAAATGCCCTCCTCGTCTGTATCTTCATACGCGTGCTGACGAATACATTTCGCCTGACGCAGTGGATGAACATGCCGTCGAAGTGCAAAGAGTCAACCAGGAAGAGCCTGCCATGGTCGTCGAGGCTGAAAACCTAAAGAACTCAGTGATCTCTTGGCCACCGCTTCATGTCATCCGGACACGCCGGATGGTTTGGAATACGCCCAAACATGTTCAGATCGCACGAATGCATCCAACATTGTATTGGTCGGCGATTGAAACATTCGTGCGTGATACGATGTCTATGATACCGAGCCCTATCAAAAGCCGGCTTTAA